The following coding sequences are from one Rutidosis leptorrhynchoides isolate AG116_Rl617_1_P2 chromosome 11, CSIRO_AGI_Rlap_v1, whole genome shotgun sequence window:
- the LOC139874905 gene encoding uncharacterized protein codes for MMKNASVNVPITDVLKGIPNYGQFIKELISQRGKYHDETSFFIEVECNKILESRPRIPKKLGDPGKFVFPCKFDESEERLGLGTLKPTRIRIRLANHSFDTTIGIAEEILVSIDTLVFPVDFVIIEMKEDLQVPLILGRPFLATDVCEV; via the exons ATGATGAAAAATGCCTCGGTTAACGTACCTATCACCGATGTGCTTAAAGGAATTCCGAATTATGGTCAGTTCATCAAGGAGCTAATATCTCAAAGGGGTAAATACCATGACGAAACATCTTTCTTTATCGAAGTGGAGTGCAACAAGATTCTTGAATCGAGGCCAAGGATTCCTAAGAAGTTAGGAGATCCGGGAAAATTTGTTTTCCCTTGTAAGTTCGACGAATCAGAA GAGAGGCTTGGTCTTGGAACTCTTAAACCAACTCGAATTAGGATAAGATTGGCCAACCATTCGTTTGATACTACTATTGGCATCGCCGAGGAGATCTTGGTTAGCATTGACACCTTGGTGTTCCCGGTCGATTTTGTTATCATAGAGATGAAGGAAGACCTTCAAGTCCCCCTCATCTTAGGTAGACCATTTTTGgcgactgatgtgtgcgaggtgtag